The Arthrobacter oryzae DNA window CGGGGCGGGCACCCGGACGCACTTCGAGGAGCCGGGGCAGGGCCAGGACCGCGGCCAGGACCGCGCTGAGGGCCGAAGCCGGAACCGCCGCGAAGGCCGAAGCCAGGCCGGTTAAGGGTATATCGGGCAAACAGTGGGCAAACCGCAGGCTTGTGGTGCCGCCCCGCTGAGGATACGCTGTCCAAGGTTGAGCCGTCGGCCATAGACACCCTTTTTTGGAGTACCTATGGACCGCAAACTGCATGCCCTCGTTAAGCTGGACGTCGCCGCCGATATTGTTCGGATCGACATCCGGGGCAGCCTCAACCAGGATTCCCGACCCGCCCTGGTGCACGTCATCCGCCGTATCCGCCGCATGGGCCTCACTGCCCACATCCGCGTGGATCTCTCCCGCGCCTCGTTCGTGGAGTCGCCCGCCCTGGTGGGACTGCGCAACGACCTCAACGCGATCGACGGCGGCACCTCCGACGGCGGGATTGCGGCTGGATCTGGCGTTTCGCTCGAATTCATGCCGCGGCCGGTCGCCCCGGCCGCTGACGCTGAAGCGGGCTTGAAGACCGTGGAAATCACCGGGGAATTCGCGGCCTCCATCGACCCCTCGGGCTGCGGACCCCTGGCCCAGTACTCCGACGATGAACTCCTCGCGGCCAGCGACTGCGTTTTTGGGCTGCTGGACGATCCTGCCGCGATCGCCGGCTCAGAACTGTTGGGGCAGTACGACGCAATCGGGAGGGAACTCACGCGGCGGGAGAGTGCCAAAGCCACCCGGGCGGATTCCACGGACGCCCTGCCGGTAGTTCCGGCCGAGCCCGTGATCTAGCAGGTTTCACGGGTTTCATATCCGGCTTCGGCTGTGGCTACGGTAGAGGTGTGCCGCATGTCCAGGAGCCACCACAGCCTGAGGGCGGCCCCGGATCAGCCGAGGGCCGCCTCCTCAAGCATGCCGCCGAGCTCAAGAGATTTTCCCGGCGCAATTTCCTGATCGGGGCCGGCGCGGCCTCCCTACTGGCCACCGACATGTTCTTCACCCGGCACGTCCAGCAGGAGCGCCGCACCAACAAGATCCTGACCGTCAGCGACGACTTCGCGGAGAGCTACTACCCGAACGCCAGCTGGATCCTGTTTCCCGGCTACAAGACCAGCTGGGAGGAAGCGCAGTGGATCCTCAACTCCCTGCGCGGTGCCCTGAACCAGCGCGGCCAGCTGGCCGCCGTCGGCTATTCCAACGAGGGGCTGGACATCGACCAGATCGTGATCTCGGTGATTGAACACGTCCGGGCGAAGCAGCTGACCAGCCTCTATTTCTACGGACACAGCTTCGGCGGCATGGTGGCAACCCAGGTGGCCGCCCGCCTGCGCGAACTCCACGGCGTGGAAGTGGAATTCATCCTGCTGGACTCCAGCCCGTACAGCAAGTTCGATGTCCTGGACCAGAGCTGGTTCGAAGGCGTGGTGGTGCTTTACGAGGGAGGGTTCCGGGTGCCCACCGTGCTGCGCGGGGGCTATGAACTCGGCGAACGCATCGCGCACAAGGACGAACGGTCCTGGCGC harbors:
- a CDS encoding thioesterase domain-containing protein; this translates as MPHVQEPPQPEGGPGSAEGRLLKHAAELKRFSRRNFLIGAGAASLLATDMFFTRHVQQERRTNKILTVSDDFAESYYPNASWILFPGYKTSWEEAQWILNSLRGALNQRGQLAAVGYSNEGLDIDQIVISVIEHVRAKQLTSLYFYGHSFGGMVATQVAARLRELHGVEVEFILLDSSPYSKFDVLDQSWFEGVVVLYEGGFRVPTVLRGGYELGERIAHKDERSWRQVVDQSMEQLSPIAPSSVLIQSESAYIYHFDATRFAGKLGGTRMAFIGNPRDGTVNYRTARESWARTFEANMVSNDRRTDDALPAHASPQWNPFVYRPILQDLQDEIFPLPSGGPRMTVY